Proteins co-encoded in one Pseudorhizobium banfieldiae genomic window:
- the xdhB gene encoding xanthine dehydrogenase molybdopterin binding subunit, whose protein sequence is MDKTTFETKNTINGPMHASLRHDSAHKHVTGTAEYIDDIREPADTLHAALGMADRAHAEILSVNLDAVKAAPGVLWVMTADDIPGFNDVGSTGQHDEPLLATNKVEFHGQPIFAVIAETRDQARRAARLAKIEYRDLPHWTDIEGAVTNGAPLVVKPMTLQRGAPEVEIGKASRRLQGRIEIGGQEHFYLEGQIAMAIPGEDDDVTVWSSTQHPSEVQHMVAHVLGIPNHAVTINTRRMGGGFGGKETQGNHFACLAAVAAKKLGRAVKFRPDRDEDMAVTGKRHDFRVDYDVAFDDEGRIHAVNATYAARCGWCADLSGPVTDRALFHADSSYFYPHVHLTSQPLKTHTVSNTAFRGFGGPQGMLGAERIIEEIAYALGKDPLEIRKLNFYGQPGSGRTTTPYHQEVEDNVIARVVEELERSSDYQARRKAIIAFNENSPVIRKGIALTPVKFGISFTMTAYNQAGALVHIYQDGSIHLNHGGTEMGQGLYVKVAQVVADAFNVDIERVKITATTTAKVPNTSATAASSGSDLNGMAAYDAARQIRERLIDFAMRQWDVPREEVEFLPNRVRVGTEVVPFDTLVRAAYYDRVQLSAAGFYKTPKIHWDREAGRGRPFYYYAYGAACSEVSIDTLTGEYMVDRTDILHDVGRSLNPAIDIGQIEGGFVQGMGWLTTEELWWDDKGRLRTHAPSTYKIPLASDRPKVFNVKLAEWSENAEPTIGRSKAVGEPPFMLAISVLEAISMAVASIADYRECPRLDPPATPERVLMAVERLKAL, encoded by the coding sequence ATGGACAAGACGACCTTCGAAACGAAGAACACCATCAACGGCCCCATGCACGCGTCGCTCCGGCATGACTCAGCGCATAAGCATGTGACCGGAACCGCCGAATATATCGACGATATTCGCGAGCCTGCAGATACGCTGCACGCAGCACTCGGCATGGCGGACCGGGCCCATGCGGAGATCCTGTCGGTCAACCTCGATGCGGTGAAGGCGGCACCGGGCGTCCTCTGGGTGATGACGGCCGACGACATTCCGGGCTTCAACGACGTCGGCTCCACCGGCCAGCACGACGAGCCGCTGCTGGCAACGAACAAGGTGGAGTTCCACGGCCAGCCGATCTTCGCGGTGATCGCTGAGACGCGCGACCAGGCCCGCCGGGCCGCACGGCTGGCGAAGATCGAATATCGCGACCTGCCGCACTGGACCGATATCGAAGGCGCGGTCACCAACGGCGCACCTCTGGTCGTCAAGCCGATGACGCTGCAGCGCGGCGCACCGGAGGTGGAGATCGGCAAGGCGTCGCGCCGCCTGCAGGGCCGCATAGAGATCGGCGGCCAGGAGCACTTCTACCTGGAAGGCCAGATCGCCATGGCCATTCCCGGCGAGGACGATGACGTGACCGTCTGGTCCTCCACCCAGCATCCGAGCGAGGTGCAGCACATGGTGGCGCATGTGCTGGGCATCCCCAACCATGCCGTGACGATCAACACGCGGCGCATGGGCGGCGGCTTCGGTGGCAAGGAAACACAGGGTAACCACTTCGCATGCCTTGCAGCCGTGGCCGCCAAGAAGCTTGGCCGCGCGGTAAAATTTCGCCCTGACCGCGACGAGGACATGGCCGTCACCGGCAAGCGCCACGATTTCCGCGTCGACTACGACGTCGCCTTCGACGACGAGGGCCGCATCCATGCGGTCAATGCCACCTATGCCGCCCGCTGCGGCTGGTGCGCCGACCTCTCCGGCCCGGTCACCGACCGCGCGCTCTTCCATGCCGATTCAAGCTACTTCTATCCGCATGTGCACCTCACCTCGCAGCCGCTGAAAACCCATACCGTCTCGAATACCGCCTTCCGCGGCTTCGGCGGGCCGCAGGGCATGCTCGGCGCCGAGCGCATCATCGAGGAGATCGCCTATGCGCTGGGCAAGGACCCGCTGGAGATCCGCAAGCTGAACTTCTACGGCCAGCCCGGCTCCGGCCGCACCACGACGCCCTACCACCAGGAAGTCGAGGACAATGTCATCGCCCGCGTGGTGGAGGAACTGGAACGCTCTTCAGACTATCAGGCACGACGCAAGGCGATCATCGCGTTCAACGAGAACAGTCCCGTCATCCGCAAGGGCATCGCGCTGACCCCGGTGAAGTTCGGCATCTCCTTCACCATGACCGCTTACAACCAGGCCGGCGCACTGGTGCACATCTACCAGGACGGTTCGATCCACCTGAACCACGGCGGCACCGAGATGGGCCAGGGCCTCTACGTCAAGGTGGCGCAGGTGGTGGCCGATGCCTTCAACGTCGACATCGAGCGGGTGAAGATCACCGCCACGACAACCGCCAAGGTGCCGAACACCTCGGCAACGGCGGCCTCCTCCGGCTCCGACCTCAACGGCATGGCCGCCTATGATGCCGCCCGCCAGATCAGGGAACGGCTGATCGACTTCGCCATGCGGCAATGGGATGTGCCGCGCGAGGAGGTGGAATTCCTGCCAAACCGGGTCCGCGTGGGGACGGAAGTGGTGCCATTCGACACGCTGGTACGCGCTGCCTATTACGACCGGGTGCAACTCTCCGCCGCCGGCTTCTACAAGACGCCGAAGATCCACTGGGACCGCGAGGCGGGCCGCGGCCGGCCCTTCTACTACTACGCCTATGGCGCAGCCTGCTCGGAAGTCTCGATCGACACCCTGACCGGCGAATACATGGTGGACCGCACCGATATCCTCCACGACGTCGGCAGGTCGCTCAATCCGGCGATCGACATCGGCCAGATCGAGGGCGGCTTCGTGCAGGGCATGGGCTGGCTGACGACGGAGGAATTGTGGTGGGACGACAAGGGGCGGCTCCGGACCCATGCACCCTCCACCTACAAGATCCCGCTTGCCTCCGACCGGCCGAAGGTCTTCAACGTGAAGCTCGCGGAATGGTCCGAGAATGCCGAGCCGACCATCGGCCGCTCAAAGGCCGTCGGCGAACCGCCCTTCATGCTGGCGATCTCGGTGCTGGAGGCAATCTCCATGGCTGTCGCGAGCATCGCTGATTATCGGGAATGCCCTCGCCTCGACCCGCCGGCGACGCCGGAACGGGTGCTGATGGCGGTGGAACGGCTGAAGGCGCTTTGA
- a CDS encoding GNAT family N-acetyltransferase has product MSELHIRPERPGDEEAIHDLTARAFETMPYSSGTEPAIIRALRGSGNLALSLVAEQDGRVVGHVAFSPVRVGDVSSGWFGLGPISVLPELQKRGIGKLLIREGLDRLKERNAKGCALIGDPDVYRSCGFTSDGALVYEGVDGKYVQWIAFSDEEPSGHLAFSPAFDVKTP; this is encoded by the coding sequence ATGTCGGAGTTGCACATTCGCCCGGAGCGGCCGGGCGACGAGGAGGCCATCCATGACCTGACGGCGCGGGCCTTCGAGACCATGCCATACAGCAGCGGCACCGAACCGGCCATCATCCGGGCGCTGCGCGGCTCCGGCAATCTTGCCTTGTCGCTGGTCGCCGAACAGGACGGCCGGGTCGTCGGCCACGTCGCCTTCTCTCCAGTCAGGGTCGGCGACGTCTCCAGCGGCTGGTTCGGGCTCGGCCCCATCTCCGTACTGCCGGAACTGCAAAAGCGTGGCATCGGCAAGCTGCTGATCCGTGAAGGTCTCGACCGCCTGAAGGAACGAAATGCCAAAGGTTGCGCCCTGATCGGCGATCCGGACGTCTATCGCAGTTGCGGCTTCACGAGCGACGGCGCCCTCGTCTACGAGGGTGTCGACGGGAAATATGTCCAGTGGATCGCATTCTCCGACGAAGAGCCCAGCGGCCATCTGGCCTTTTCGCCCGCATTCGACGTCAAAACGCCGTAG
- a CDS encoding GAF domain-containing sensor histidine kinase, which translates to MAHDIQNDIDTMQGIAAIPAILEMVCRTTGMGFAAVARVTEERWVACQVLDNIGFGLPAGGELDVETTLCHEVRQLREVIAIDNVAEDPVYCQHHTPRLYGLQSYISVPVILPDGRFFGTLCAIDAKPAKLSDPQTVTMFKLFTDLIGFQFDAAEKLSSTRASLIDAKTASELREQFIAVLGHDLRNPVASITGGISILSREPQSEKSTRVLSMMRGSVLRMSALIDNVMDFARGRLGGGIALQRDQETSLQPTLEQVVSEILSGHPERRIEANFQLSGVVPVDHQRIAQMLSNLLGNAVTHGSPGHPIRVDAAIVDGELRLSVANSGTPIPKESLQKLFQPFKRGEGSSSLQGLGLGLYIASQIAEAHGGQLDVHSDETETRFTFRMPVEPQHGQAAG; encoded by the coding sequence ATGGCACACGACATCCAGAATGACATTGACACGATGCAGGGTATCGCGGCGATCCCTGCCATCCTGGAAATGGTTTGCCGGACCACGGGAATGGGGTTTGCCGCCGTCGCGCGCGTGACCGAGGAGCGCTGGGTAGCCTGTCAGGTGCTGGACAATATCGGCTTCGGCCTTCCCGCCGGCGGCGAACTGGATGTGGAGACGACGCTCTGCCATGAGGTGCGCCAGCTTCGCGAGGTGATCGCCATCGACAATGTGGCGGAAGACCCCGTCTATTGTCAGCACCACACCCCTCGGCTCTATGGCCTGCAAAGCTACATTTCCGTCCCGGTCATCCTGCCCGACGGCCGTTTCTTCGGCACGTTGTGTGCGATCGACGCCAAGCCGGCGAAACTCAGCGACCCGCAGACGGTGACCATGTTCAAGCTGTTCACCGACCTCATCGGCTTTCAGTTCGACGCGGCCGAGAAACTGAGTTCAACCCGCGCCAGCCTGATCGATGCAAAGACCGCCTCGGAATTGCGTGAGCAGTTCATCGCCGTGCTTGGCCATGACCTGCGCAACCCCGTGGCGTCGATCACCGGGGGAATCAGCATCCTCTCGCGGGAGCCGCAGAGCGAGAAGTCCACGCGGGTGCTAAGCATGATGCGCGGCAGCGTGCTGCGCATGTCGGCCCTGATCGACAACGTGATGGATTTCGCACGCGGGCGTCTCGGGGGCGGTATCGCGCTGCAGAGAGACCAGGAGACGTCACTACAGCCAACGCTGGAGCAGGTCGTCTCGGAAATACTCTCGGGGCATCCCGAGCGCAGGATCGAGGCGAACTTTCAGCTGTCCGGGGTGGTTCCGGTCGACCACCAGCGGATCGCACAGATGTTGTCCAACCTCCTCGGCAATGCCGTGACCCATGGCTCCCCGGGTCACCCGATCCGCGTTGATGCCGCGATCGTCGATGGCGAGTTGCGCCTGTCGGTTGCCAATTCGGGTACTCCCATCCCCAAGGAATCGCTGCAGAAGCTGTTCCAGCCCTTCAAGCGCGGGGAGGGCAGTTCAAGCCTGCAGGGCCTCGGCCTTGGTCTCTACATCGCCTCGCAGATCGCCGAGGCGCATGGCGGGCAACTGGACGTGCATTCCGACGAAACGGAGACGAGGTTCACGTTCCGGATGCCGGTGGAGCCGCAGCACGGTCAGGCGGCAGGGTAA
- a CDS encoding GGDEF domain-containing protein, translated as MTSKHFPDVSRDTAPQDIYRKIVSEIDDGVIGIDAGGIIRLCNPSAERIFGWEYGELLGKPLDVLLPEHLRAFHAKLVSNFFAGAGEARYMGARTAEIVGLRADGSEVHLGITILKTSTTSEHMMIAVIRDISERISYQRELLRLAQTDPLTGLLNRRAFHESFAARMAHGEPAMSSVALLDLDEFKALNDRYGHDAGDEAIIRFADILRQTIRSGDLAARWGGEEFILFLPNTSSQSAVAVVERVRAAFADAVFGWRRGGSGSLTVSAGIVTDRIGKGGLDAAVARADIALYDAKRGGRNRIVRIRDPQDTVAMSADH; from the coding sequence ATGACAAGCAAGCATTTTCCGGACGTCTCCCGTGACACTGCGCCTCAGGATATCTATCGCAAGATCGTGTCAGAGATCGATGATGGCGTGATCGGCATAGACGCCGGCGGCATCATACGCCTCTGCAATCCTTCTGCGGAACGTATCTTTGGCTGGGAGTACGGAGAGCTTCTTGGCAAGCCGCTGGATGTTCTGCTTCCGGAACATCTGCGCGCCTTCCACGCCAAGCTTGTCTCGAACTTCTTCGCGGGCGCCGGTGAAGCGCGATACATGGGTGCCAGGACTGCCGAGATCGTCGGGCTGCGCGCCGACGGTTCCGAGGTCCATCTGGGGATCACGATCCTCAAGACATCGACGACGTCTGAGCACATGATGATCGCCGTGATCCGCGATATCTCCGAGCGCATCTCCTATCAGCGGGAGCTGCTGCGACTGGCGCAGACGGACCCGCTCACGGGCCTCCTCAACCGGCGGGCCTTCCATGAGAGCTTCGCCGCCCGGATGGCCCATGGCGAGCCGGCGATGTCGTCGGTGGCCCTGCTCGACCTCGACGAGTTCAAGGCGCTCAACGACCGCTACGGCCATGACGCCGGTGACGAGGCGATCATTCGCTTCGCCGACATACTCCGGCAAACCATCCGCAGCGGCGATCTCGCAGCGCGCTGGGGTGGAGAGGAATTCATCCTCTTCCTCCCCAATACCTCGTCGCAATCCGCCGTTGCCGTGGTCGAGCGGGTGCGTGCGGCCTTTGCCGACGCCGTCTTCGGCTGGCGGCGGGGCGGCTCCGGCAGCCTGACCGTCAGCGCCGGCATCGTCACCGACCGGATCGGCAAGGGCGGTCTGGATGCGGCCGTCGCCCGCGCCGATATTGCTCTCTACGATGCCAAGAGGGGCGGGCGGAACAGGATCGTTCGCATTCGCGACCCGCAGGACACCGTGGCAATGTCTGCCGATCACTGA
- the xdhC gene encoding xanthine dehydrogenase accessory protein XdhC, translating to MTTRSLPAFLAAHPRTILVEITEAKGSTPREEGATMLVADRACWGTIGGGQLEFMAIDNARAILHGRGDAQMSVPLGPEIGQCCGGRTLLSFRLVTPDIEAELTKRRAEEEEGYPTVFLFGAGHVGLALARALAPLPLSVTVVETRADALRDVSPEVTARHAAMPEALVADIPPGGAAVILTHDHALDFLIAREALARTDLAYVGMIGSATKRATFASWARREGMAAEMAERLVLPIGGSAVKDKRPEVIAAMVAAELLTVLSMATAQRPRGG from the coding sequence ATGACAACCCGTTCCCTCCCGGCCTTCCTGGCGGCACATCCCCGGACAATTCTCGTCGAAATCACCGAGGCAAAGGGTTCGACGCCACGGGAAGAAGGCGCGACCATGCTCGTCGCAGACCGAGCCTGCTGGGGCACGATCGGCGGCGGACAGCTGGAGTTCATGGCAATCGACAATGCCCGTGCGATCCTGCACGGCCGAGGCGATGCGCAGATGAGCGTTCCGCTGGGGCCCGAGATCGGCCAGTGCTGCGGCGGAAGAACACTGCTTTCCTTCCGCCTGGTGACGCCGGATATCGAGGCGGAGCTCACGAAGCGCCGGGCGGAGGAGGAAGAGGGCTACCCGACGGTCTTTCTGTTCGGCGCGGGGCACGTCGGCCTGGCGCTGGCCCGTGCCCTTGCTCCGTTGCCGCTCTCGGTCACCGTGGTGGAAACGAGGGCAGACGCCCTGCGGGATGTTTCGCCGGAGGTCACGGCGCGCCACGCCGCAATGCCGGAGGCGCTGGTCGCCGACATTCCACCAGGCGGCGCCGCGGTTATCCTCACCCACGACCATGCGCTGGATTTCCTGATCGCCCGCGAGGCGCTCGCCCGTACCGATCTCGCCTATGTCGGGATGATCGGATCGGCGACGAAGCGTGCCACATTTGCCAGCTGGGCCCGGCGCGAAGGCATGGCAGCGGAGATGGCGGAACGCCTGGTGCTGCCGATCGGCGGAAGCGCCGTCAAGGACAAGCGCCCGGAAGTGATCGCTGCCATGGTTGCTGCCGAGCTGCTGACGGTGCTGTCGATGGCAACCGCTCAGAGGCCGCGTGGCGGATAG
- a CDS encoding LysR substrate-binding domain-containing protein, whose translation MKLSRQFPLNALRVFEATARLKSFTRAGEELGMTQTAVSYQIKLLEDTLGEPLFLRRPRQVALTEVGERLAPKVGEAFDMLAEALGGIRDQSEATLTIHTTATFASHWLAHHLGTFQVENPGIAVRLETSQSVIDFSRTEGDVAIRSGKGVWPGLKSHFLMKSHFTPMLSPTLAATIGGVHEPADLLKLPIIDPQDEWWPLWFSRAGLQDVDFSRFPATQYGAQYFHAAAAIAGQGVAILRPEFYADDVALGRLYQPFDLLASDGSDYWLVYPESRRNSRKIRVFRDFMRKMMPDFQA comes from the coding sequence ATGAAGCTATCACGACAATTTCCGCTCAATGCCCTGCGCGTCTTCGAGGCAACCGCGCGACTCAAAAGCTTCACCCGGGCGGGCGAGGAACTTGGGATGACGCAAACGGCCGTCAGCTACCAGATCAAGTTGCTGGAAGACACGCTGGGCGAACCTCTCTTCCTGCGGCGCCCGCGACAGGTCGCGCTGACCGAAGTGGGTGAGCGACTTGCCCCGAAAGTTGGTGAAGCCTTCGACATGCTGGCAGAAGCGCTGGGCGGCATCCGCGATCAATCGGAAGCCACGCTGACGATCCACACGACCGCGACCTTCGCCTCCCACTGGCTCGCCCACCACCTTGGCACATTCCAGGTCGAAAACCCGGGGATCGCGGTTCGGCTGGAAACGTCACAGTCCGTTATCGACTTTTCACGCACGGAGGGAGACGTGGCGATCCGCTCCGGCAAGGGAGTCTGGCCGGGGCTGAAGTCACACTTCCTGATGAAAAGCCACTTCACGCCGATGCTGAGCCCGACGCTGGCTGCAACCATCGGCGGCGTACATGAACCCGCGGACCTGTTGAAGCTGCCGATCATCGACCCGCAGGACGAGTGGTGGCCGCTGTGGTTTTCCCGTGCTGGGCTGCAGGACGTTGACTTCTCAAGATTTCCAGCGACGCAGTACGGTGCACAGTACTTCCATGCAGCCGCAGCGATTGCGGGACAGGGTGTGGCGATCCTGAGGCCGGAATTCTATGCCGACGACGTCGCCCTCGGACGGCTTTATCAACCGTTCGACCTGCTCGCCAGCGATGGCTCCGACTACTGGCTCGTCTACCCGGAGTCGCGCCGCAATTCTCGCAAGATCCGCGTCTTCCGCGACTTCATGCGCAAGATGATGCCGGATTTCCAGGCCTGA